CTGCTGGGCGGGGATCCAGTCGGTGAGGGCCGGGGATGTTGATTCGAGCTGGGTGGTCATGATTTCTCCTAGATGAATCTTGACGGTGTATTAGTGGCTACAACCTGTGTGGGGGCGGATCAATTCCCGCTACCGGGGCCGCTCCGGGTTCCAGGGGTCTGGTTGCAGGGGCAGGCTAGACCGGCGCGTGGTGATGGACCAGAGAAGAATCGACTGTCAAGAGCTACCGATACTAAGTACCCTTTTTATTTTCCCTGGTTCAGCCTAGCGTTGGACGAACCAGTGGCCAAACGGGACTCTTCCCGGCTGCTCTTAGGGCAAAAGGACATCTTTATGAGTACGAGCGCCAGTGCAGCAGGAGACCATGGACGAAAAACACCGGGCCAGGATTCCGGCGATCGGCGGGCAGGCTCGGACCTGACGCCGGACGGCCGGCGCGGGAACGGCGTGGATGACACCAGCCGGCGGCGGGTGGTGGAACGCGAGAAGGCCACCTTCGGCGGAGTGAAGATCGGATCGGCCTTTTTCGGCTGGTTGACCGCAGTTGGCACCACGGTGCTGTTGAGTGCCCTGGCGACCGCCCTTGGGGCGGCAGTGCTGTCGAACGACGACAGCCCGGACACCACGGCCGTCACCGTCACCGGCACCATCGTCCTGCTGGTGGTCCTTTTCGTGGCCTATTACTGCGGCGGATATGTGGCGGGCCGGATGGCACGTTTCAACGGCATGAAGCAGGGCATTGCGGTCTGGGTCTGGGCAGTGGTGATTGCCATCGTGGCGGCCATCCTGGCGGCGATTGCAGGGGACCAGTTCAACATTCTGGTCGATCTGAACGGATTCCCGGCGATCCCGATGTTCGGTGACAACGCCACGGCGGGAACCATCGTCGCCGCGCTCATAGCGGCAGCTGTGGCTCTGGTCGGCGCGATCCTCGGCGGGCTGGGCGGCATGCGCTTCCACCGCCGCGTGGACAAAGCCGGACTGGGCGACTGAAAGTTCTGGGGGTAAGCGGGGGACGCAGTATCCAAAGCACCATCAGGCGCCTGCAGGGCGCGGAAACAGGAGAACAACGTGATCACCAGCGAACAAATCGACACCATCATGAACCACGGAACCGTGGAAGGCACTAACGGCGAGAAGATCGGCTCGGCGGGGGATATCTACCTGGACGACGAGACGGGCCAGCCCGCTTGGGTGACCACGAAGACCGGTCTCTTCGGTTCCAAGGAGACGTTTGTTCCGCTGGCAGAAGCCACGGTAGACGGATCTGTTGTGCGGGTGCCGTATTCCAAGGAGATGGTGAAAGACGCTCCGCGGGTGGACAAGGACGGGCACCTCAGCGACCAGGAGCAGGACGAGCTCTACAGCTACTACTCCATCGGCAGCTCGCGGAGTTCCGGAACATCCGGTACGACGTCCGGAACCTCCGGCACCACGAGCGGCCAGCGGTCCTCGTCGGGCGGAAGCGGCACGTCCAGCGGCTCCGGGACTTCACGCAGCTCCGGCTCGTCGGGCGGCTCCGGGACCTCGCGCAGCTCCGGCTCATCGGGCGGCTCCGGGACCTCCTCCGGCCGTACGGAAAGCAGCCGTGGTTCAGACCATGGCCAGGTGGGGCATGACACGTCCGGTCCGACGACGGATGACGCGATGACCCGGTCCGAAGAGCAGCTTCACGTAGGCACGCAGAGCCGGGAATCCGGCCGTGCCCGCCTGCGCAAGTACGTAACCACGGAGAACGTCACCAAGTCCGTTCCGGTCAGCCACGAGGAAGCGCGGATTGAGCGTGAGCCCATCACCGACGCCAACCGCGGCTCGGCAATGGATGGACCGGCCATCAGCGAGGAGGAGCACGAAGTGACCCTCCATGCCGAAGAGGCCGTGGTGGAAAAGGAGGCAGTGCCCGTGGAACGTGTCCGGCTGGACACGGAAACGGTGACTGAAGAAGCCACGGTGACGGAGGAAGTCAGCAAGGAGCAGATCGACATGGAGGGCGAAGGCGGCAGTGGCAGCGGCGGCAGTGGCAGCGGCGGCAAGCGCCGCAGCTGACCCTGAGCTGACCCTGAGCTGGACCCTGAGCTGAACAGGCTCCTGCATCGCCGGCCGCCGGAAACACCGGCGGCCGGCGGTGCCCGTTAAGCGGCGGTGTCCGAAAACCGGGGGCTCCGGTCAGCGGGCCTCGTGCGCCGCCATCCAGCGCGCCAGCCCTGCCGCGAACTCCGCGCTCTGTTGCTCGGGCCACCAATGCCCGGCATCCACCGTGGTGATTTCCACGCCGGGAAACCGGTTCTCCAGTCCGGACGTGAGCTTCGGGGAAAGGAACGGATCCTTCGTCGGAACGATCACCTGTACGGGTCCGTCGTATCCGGCGTCGGGAAGTGCCTTGCCGGGGGCGAACATGTTGGCGCGGTAGAGCTGGAGTCCCCGCACCCCGCTGTCCCCGATTTTCCGTCCGGCGGCCTTCTCATAGGGGGCCGTCAGCAGGCGCTTCCACGCGGCGTCGGGTAGGACAGGGAGCTGGAATGCGGCTACGTACCAGCTGCGCAGCGCCTGCATAAAGGCCTGCGGCCAAAGCCGGGGTGAGCGCAGCCGGGTCTTGAACCAGCGGTGGAAGTGCCCCAGGTCCGGTCCCGAGATGCTGGTGTAGCTGAGGATCCTGCCCTCGGCACGGGGATCCTGGATGGCAGCCCAGCCCTGGATGGATCCCCAGTCATGGCCCACCAAGTGCACTCGTCCGGTCCCGGTGGCATCGAGGACGGCGTACAGGTCTTCCACAAGCAGCTCCAGCCGGTAAGGCGCGAGCTGCTTCCCCTGGATCCCCGCCACCCGTGAGGCACCGGCGTTGCGGGTGTCGTAGGTGATGACGTGCCGGTCTGCAGCCAGCTTGGCCACCACCCCGTCGAAGACGTGGTGGTCATCTGGGTAGCCGTGCACCAATAAAACACTGGGCGGCGGCGTCACCGCGTTACCCGCTGTCCCCGCCGGACCGCACTCGTACACTGCCAGTTCCGCGCCCTGGCTCCGGACAGTGCTCTTCCGTTCCTCCAGGGCCGCTGCCGGCTTATTAATGCGCTCCGGCTGTTGCCCCGGCTGCGGCGGGTGGTTCTTGTCCATGCCGTGCCTCCTCTGGTGTCGCCGGGGTCCGCCTCTCGACTGCGCGGGCTTCTCCCCAGAATACTGTTTGCCGGAAGATACTAAGGAGCCTTATAGTGATGCTCCGGGTTGAGCAGCGGCCCCTAGGATACTTCGGCGATGAAGGGCAGGGGCCATGC
This window of the Arthrobacter sp. zg-Y919 genome carries:
- a CDS encoding PRC and DUF2382 domain-containing protein gives rise to the protein MITSEQIDTIMNHGTVEGTNGEKIGSAGDIYLDDETGQPAWVTTKTGLFGSKETFVPLAEATVDGSVVRVPYSKEMVKDAPRVDKDGHLSDQEQDELYSYYSIGSSRSSGTSGTTSGTSGTTSGQRSSSGGSGTSSGSGTSRSSGSSGGSGTSRSSGSSGGSGTSSGRTESSRGSDHGQVGHDTSGPTTDDAMTRSEEQLHVGTQSRESGRARLRKYVTTENVTKSVPVSHEEARIEREPITDANRGSAMDGPAISEEEHEVTLHAEEAVVEKEAVPVERVRLDTETVTEEATVTEEVSKEQIDMEGEGGSGSGGSGSGGKRRS
- a CDS encoding alpha/beta fold hydrolase, giving the protein MDKNHPPQPGQQPERINKPAAALEERKSTVRSQGAELAVYECGPAGTAGNAVTPPPSVLLVHGYPDDHHVFDGVVAKLAADRHVITYDTRNAGASRVAGIQGKQLAPYRLELLVEDLYAVLDATGTGRVHLVGHDWGSIQGWAAIQDPRAEGRILSYTSISGPDLGHFHRWFKTRLRSPRLWPQAFMQALRSWYVAAFQLPVLPDAAWKRLLTAPYEKAAGRKIGDSGVRGLQLYRANMFAPGKALPDAGYDGPVQVIVPTKDPFLSPKLTSGLENRFPGVEITTVDAGHWWPEQQSAEFAAGLARWMAAHEAR